The sequence AATTTCAACTCATCACCAATTCTTTAAAAAAATCATATTATCCTTTCGATAGGAACTACCAAAATGTCCCTTGCCCCTAATTTTTTAAGGCGATTCACAAGATTAAATACTTCATGTTCATCCACTACTGCATGGACAGCCATTATATCATCACTGGATAAAACCCGGGAAACAGTGGGGCCAGTCATACCCGGCATAGCCTTGGTAACCTGATCAAGCTGATTTTCATTGACATTGAGCATAATCAGTTTCTTGCCTTCAGCATCCATTACACCCCTTATACCAGTACGTACTTCCTCAATAATCTCTCCTTTTTCATGGTAGCTTTGAGGATTAGCAATTAGTTTTATGGAGCTATTTAATATTGTATCAACTATTTTCAGATGGTTCATTTTTAATGTAGTTCCAGTACTAGTTAGATCAGTTATGATGTCCGCTACACCAATGAATGGGGCAATTTCCGTGGAACCACTTAATTCAACAATTTTAGCATCAATGCCATTATTTTTAAGGTATCTATTGGTGAGATTAGGGAATTCTGTGGCCACAACAGTGCCTGATTTAATATCTTGTAAAGAGGCGATAGGTGATTCTTCGGGTACAGCTAAAACTAAACTTGCCTTCCCAAAATTTAGGTCTTCTAATATTTCAACATTCACATCTTTTTCTTCAATCAAGTCTAAACCAGTTATTCCCATATCCGCCGCACCATCCGCAACAAATTCAGGTATATCTGCAGCCCGAGTAAACATGACACTTATATCCGGATGATAA comes from Methanobacterium alcaliphilum and encodes:
- the hisG gene encoding ATP phosphoribosyltransferase — protein: MKLRIALPSKGRISEPAVNLLAKAGIGLKDNTNRKLFSDTYHPDISVMFTRAADIPEFVADGAADMGITGLDLIEEKDVNVEILEDLNFGKASLVLAVPEESPIASLQDIKSGTVVATEFPNLTNRYLKNNGIDAKIVELSGSTEIAPFIGVADIITDLTSTGTTLKMNHLKIVDTILNSSIKLIANPQSYHEKGEIIEEVRTGIRGVMDAEGKKLIMLNVNENQLDQVTKAMPGMTGPTVSRVLSSDDIMAVHAVVDEHEVFNLVNRLKKLGARDILVVPIERII